The sequence ATCGTCGCTCCAGTTAGTTGTTTTATAGTAAAGTGCGTATAATATAAATTGTATTGTTCCTGATAGGCATCCAAGAGCATTTGGGATCTGTTTTCATGAAAAAAATCAACACATCACCGctttttagtaaataaaaaagatatatCGACTGAGTTGAACATCAAAAAGGTGAAAATGGAAGCTTACCAAAATATAGAGGTCAAATTTTAGACATGCATAAACAATCCAAATAGCTCCATTCATGAAGTTGGCTAATGACAAGAAGAACGGCATGTACTTCACGCTCTTTGTCTTTATTACAAGTGCCTGTTCCACATTAATGAAACACATTAGTTCACaagaaatcaagaaataaaaacaacGATAGAGAAAGAAGAATAGCATACCATGACGGTTAAAGGAGAAGCATACATGATAATATTGAAAATAATGCATAAGATCCCAACAAGCATAGATCTCTGTTTTGTTGTATGCAAAAAATACAATGTGCAGAAGACCACCACAGCCATGAATATCACCTCAATCACCATAGCTATTGTGATCCTTTTctgttatataaaaataaaatttcatcaaataCGGATTCAGAAACCATCTTTCTAGAGATTTTTCATAGCTACAATTAAAATCGCTCCTGGACATAGCCGAATGAATCATTCGATTtgactccaaatttttaaaaacttttatatatgttgaccttcaaattatcaaaaaaatttattaagattacctaaaaatatatatagccGCATATATCTCAGTTTCGGCCAAGGttacaaaaaaatgtattattGTGCATGCATGTTCATATTGGGGGTTTAGATACTTACGCGGACAGGCGAGGTAgcaaagatgaagaagatgacgaCATACACGAGTTCCATGACAAGACCAGCCCCATTAATGGTGATGACGAGGAGACTATCAGGTTGGACAAAAGGAAGTCCGTAAAAGGTCCACATCATGCAGTTTAAAACTGTAGCTACGTATGGATCTGGCTTAAACTCTGATACCGATTTCATCTTACATATCTTCACCATCGTTGGTCTGCATAATTgaacatatatacatacattatTGCGTGCATTAATTTAACATCTTTTGACAAAAACAGAACATATAAAATGTTAATTTATCTTACATTGGAGCAGAAAACAAGCCGAAGGCGATCACGTTTCCTTAACATAGCCAACAATGAATTCATTGATTAGCAacgtttttgttttattgattgACATAATTTGTATGTTTGGTTAAATTTTGAGGACTTACCGATGATTCCGACGATCGTCCGGGCAGTGTTGGTGTCCGTCATGTTGCTATGTATCTCGCCAAATTCTTgtctttttataaattttctcaAAGATCTTATCGAAATCTATAGAAAAAGAATATTAAATTTActaatttgatttttctttcttctttatgtaaatatatttctttAGAGTCTTGTCATTCTTGTTTCTGATATTTGATAGGTTAGGTTTGATTGATGAAACAACTCCTTTTTTGCCTTTTCCTAGTATTTGGATTATTTTTGGTTTACGTTTTATCAACAACAGAAAATTTTTGGAGTTTAATAGCAAAGTTCGTGAATCAGTAGAATCTGGGTAGACTAACAAAATGCGTAACACGTGTTTAATATATGAACCAGGAAAACCGTTGACTCCGCTCATACCTCATGCATGAGAAACATCCGGCTCTTCGTTCACATTCATATATATACTCTTTTCggtcaacaaaaacaaaatatcctTTCTCAACTTTCCAATCATATTAACAGCATGATTTACAGTTAAAGCTAAAATTTCATTCCAAGCCTTTTGtctctttttatatttataaattatttaaaatttgaaaagatAATAGTACACTCGAAAATCTCATTGTTGGTTGGTTCGATGATTTTCCTTTTATGTGGATTGGATTTTCAAAACCTATAGTCGATCATAAAACTATGCTGCTTCCAAACTCTTGTTTTTCCTTTACGTAATCTCCCAACAGAAttataacaaagaaaaaaggaaaagtcATTTAgttcaacaaaaaaatgtaaaaaaaggaAAGTCATAAACCTAGTGGTAATacgttttgttttcatttcatatatatatattgtattctCCTCGTTTAAGATCCACAGATGACAAACCTGACACCATGAAGAGCCAACAGAAGAAGAGCTCACTATCTCCAAAACTACAACATCACAGCCAGATCTCAACCATAGAAAAGAAATATAGTATCCACATCCCTTTTGATCTAACCTAGGAGATACTCTCGAGACTCCCGGTGATGTCATTTGTGAATTGTGAAGTTCCATTGTGTATCAAAGCAATGGTCATCTCTTATCACGAACTCGATCATATACTTGGTCTTTGGCTACACGCCTACTTGTCATCTTCGACCGTTGGACGCTGGACGCTTGAATCTTCGGTAATCTCTTTGTCTAGTTACCCTCTAAGCACAAACAAAGAATCAGTATCTGCGGAACAAGACGGTCACCGGGTCACGCATTAGTCCGTGGGATAGAATATTGCAATATTATGTATCAATATATCCGCGGATTAATCTGTCGTTTAACAAGATCAAGTCAGTTTTTAATACACAACACTTCAACGAGACAACCCCTTGTATTACCAAAGATCAAATTAGAGATACTCGCAAGCTTTATGGACGAGTTCTTTGGTTATGATCCCGTTGAGAATCAATACAAAGTGTTTTGCAAGATTAGAGCGTCACAAACCTTTGAAGAATCTTATCAAGATTTCACATTGGGAGATCCAAAGAAACAGTGGAGGATTATTCGAGGCTTTGGGACATTGTTATCTCCAACAATGACCACTAGGGTATGCATCAACTTTGACCTGAATAACGTGACGAATTATTAACAGAGGTATAAAAACATACGGTAGAAcctcaataaattaataatcgttataaattaataaacattgtCGGTTCCAACTTGAATTGTTACAAAATTtaacacaaatcgataaaatgataagataatattttttaaagaaaattctaAGTAAATATATGatctcattaaaattataaattaataatttatatatacacatattttatataagtaagaacctattattatattatttgttttatattcacaatgaaattatttttatattttcttaacacttagTACATTTTTGATGAGATCTAGTactattatatctaaaacctcatttaagttctatgcaatatatattatatacaccaaataatataataaaattaatataaatatcaaatttcaaaaataataattaacatatacactaaaatcaaatatttttcttattttagaataaatatatcttaaaataagaaatctaaataataaaacttttgtaaattaatatcttaataaattaataaaattttaaagtcgcaacattattaatttatagaggtttcacggTAATTTATAAGGTAACATGTTCATGGATCTTTTGGATCTCTGGTTTGCTTTTGAGTAATCCGACTTCTGATCTTTCTTACCTAGTTTCATGTTGGCCTTTTCCACTTTTTTTTGGACCTCATGAAACTATTATAGGCTTATAGTTTTGCCAGGCTAATGTAAACAAAACTGTTCCTTTTGGTATAAATTCCCAATTttatcaacaaaagaaaaagtaaaagattaaaagcattgtttttttttttggtaaaatgttaatattATACCATTTTCAGTTTTTCACAATGTTGAAACAACTTATTACACAgaaagaaaacaacaacaacacaactcaaaaagaaaacacaagagCCAACAATAGTAGAACACCTCAAGGTGGTCGGTAGGAGGTGAAATAAAGAAGTAGGAGCGATGGGCCGTCTGAAGGAGTAGCTGGAAATGATAACAGCCGGTCACGGAGAAGCCTGTCCACAGCCAGATGGGTTTGTCTTGAGCTAGTTGACACAGAAGTGAAGATTCGAGCATTCCTCTCTTTCCAAATAAGGTAGATGATCGACTGGAAAATGAGCTTAAGAAGGGTTACTTCCTTACGGCTAATGCGATTGGAAGAGGAGACTATCCAAGCAGCTGCAGCGTGAAGATCCAATGGTGAATTCGGCAAGATCTGCGAGGCAAACCCCaaccagagagaagaggagtAGCTGCACTCAAAAAACAAATGGTGGTGTGTTTCCAACGCAGAGGAGCACAACACACACTCACCTGCCACATTCATACCCCATATGCGAAGTCTATCCTTAGTGGGAAGCCGACGCAGTAGAGCCATCCAAGCCATGAAAGTATTTCTAGGAATATTTTCCTTGAACCATATTACCTTGTGCCAGAACACAGTAGGAGAAGGCATTCGCAGGAATTGCCAAGTGACCTTGGAGGAGAAAGATGGACCAAATGAGTCTGCAGACTTGCGCCACAGAAACCTATCGGGACCTTTTACGGTTGTCGGAGGGTCAATTGCTGTAATGGCTATTTGAATAGCTTGCATCGCCTCAGACCTAGCAGCAGGTAAAATCCATGAGCCATTATTTGCTGCATCCCTTACAAACGCACTCTGCCTGATCTGCAAGTTCCTTGGACCAGTTTCACCTGCGACGCAGAACAATGGTCCCAACTGCGTCCAGTAGTCGAACCAGAAGCTTGCCACTTCCCCATTTCCAACGATGCATCTCATTAAATCAGATAACATTGGCCTGAGCTGCAACATACTTTTAATAGTGGCAGAAACGCGAGCAGATTCTGTCATCTGCCAAAAGCCATTACGGTGGAAGATGTGGTTTTTCAACCATCTCGTCCAAAGAGATCCCGGTTCAGAAAAATATGCCCATACCCGCTTGAGACGAAATACAGTCTCGAACTCTTCCAAATGCCTAAGACCCAGGCCTCCCTCAGATTTTGGAGTACAAATATCTGACCACGCAACTCGGGATCCTCGTGCAGATGTCGTGTCATTCTTCCATAGGAAAGCTGCGCATAATGAATCAACCTTTGCATAGAACGCTTTTGGCAAGACAAAAACAGCGCTCCAGAAGTTTACCATTCCATATATTACTGAAGCCACAAGCCGGATCTTGCCAGCAAAGGAGAGATACTTCACTGTCCATGAGTGCATCTTACCAGTGATTTTGTCTAGGAGCGGCTGCAAGGTACCGAGATTAAGCCTGCCAGGCTTCAGAGGGAGTCCAAGGTAACGTGTTGGGAAGATGCCTTGCTTGAACCTAGCAACATTACTTAAGGCAGCTGCATCAGTGTCATTGTACCCACCAAAGAAGATTTCTGATTTTGCAGGGTTCATCTCCAAACCTGAGATTGTTTTAAACTCCGCCATAACCGAGGATATTGCAGCCAGGGAATCAGCAGACCCATCAGAAAAGACCAGCAGATCGTCAGCGAACAACAGATGGGTAACTAAGGGGTCCTCACACTTCGGGTGCATCTTAATCCGGCCCTCTACAGCAGATTTTTCAAGGATTTTGGACAAAGCTTCCATTGCCATAATAAACAGGTAAGGAGAGATGCAGTCCCCTTGTCTAAGACCTTTTTCTCCTTTAAAGAAACCAGCCAGCTCTCCATTGATTGACATTGAGAACCTCGGGGAAGTGATACATTCTTTGACCCATTCCCTAAACACAGGCGGGAAGTATTGTGCCTCCaataattttaataagaaaTCCCAACAGATAGTGTCGAATGCTTTCCGAAGATCAACTTTAAGCATCGAGCTCTTTGCACAAGAAGCTTTTTCATAGTTCCTGATCAGCTCAGATGATAACAGGACATTTTCTCCTAAGCTTCGACCTTTGAGGAACACAGACTGATTAGGACTAATGCAGTCTTGAAGGAGTGGCTTCAATCGATTAGCAATAATCTTTGCTATGATCTTGTAAGCAATGTTGCAGCAACTAATGGGTCTGAATTCACCTAGCTTGCAAGCCTGATCTGTCTTGGGAATTAGGACAATGGCAGTGTTGTTTAGGTCCTTAAGAAGCCTCCCATTCCTGAAAAATTCCTGAACCGCAGCCACAAAATCACTTCCCATTACCGACCAAGATGACCTGAGGAACTCAGCAGAGTAGCCATCCGGTCCCGGACTCTTACTAAGAGGCATAGCAAAGACTGTCTTGGTGATCTCCTCGCTGGTAACATCCTTTGTTAGCTCGAGTTTTTGAGCATCAGAGCATCTAAAGGGCATCAAATCTCGGAGATGATCCAGTGTTGCAGGTGACTGCTGTAACTCTGCGGTTCCAAGTATATCTTTAAAGTACTCAGCAGCGTGATCCTTAATACCATCAGCCGTATTAATCATACGATCGTCAGCGTCCCGGAGATAGTGAATGTGGTTTTTGCTGGCTCTCTCAATTACTGATTTATGGTAGAAGGAGGTGTCTCTGTCTCCAAGGTGATGCCACTGAACCCTGGACTTCTGGCGGTAGAATTTTTCCTCTGCTTTGACTAGCACTTGCAGCTTGCCTCTTTCCTCATGTTCCAATCTCGCAGTTTCCATATCAGGCGATGATAGTAGCTGCCGCTGAGCAAGTGCAACCTGAGAAGCCTGCTCTTTCACTCGCATTGAAATGCCACTGTAGTGTCTAGTGTTTAATCTCCTAAGAGCCGGTTTCAGGAGCTTTAGAGATCTAGCAAGCTTGAACTGCAAGGACCCTTGGATAGTATCAAAGCTCCACGCATCCTTTACCGTATCAAGGAAGTCCGGATGGTCTATGGTATGGTGGAAAAACTTGAATGGTTTAGGAGCACGTCTGGTCTGAGACGGCATTTTCACCAAACACGGGGCGTGATCTGATTGTTCCGGCTCAAGGAATTCGCAGAAAGAGTCTGGAAAGGAGTGAGCCCAGTGATGGTTAAACAAAGCGTGATCAATCTTCTTAGAAACTGGGTTTGCCTCTTGATTATTCCACCAAGAGTAAGTAAGGCCGTTAGATTGTGCCTCAAACAACTCAGCTTCCTGCAAAGCCAAGTTAAAATCATCCATTCCATCTGTATCAACTTCGCCATTTAGGTGTTGAGAGTTTTGGTCTGATCTCAGTATCTGATTGAAATCACCTAATACAGCCCACGGAAATCTCGATGCTGGTGTAGTTGTATTGATAGATGCCAACTCATCCCACAGTTGCTGCCTTTCTTCCACTTGATTAAATCCATAAACGAAGCTGACCGTGAGGGAGAGGTTTTGCGACAAAATAAACACTCTGCAGGTAACCATTTGAGGTGTTGCCTGATATATCGTCACCAAGACACTAGGGTGCCAAACAACAATGATCCTAGCCGTAGATTGACCATCTGAGTTAGCAAAAAACTTCCATCCTGGAGGAAGAGCTCCTAAAATCCGAGAAGAGTTATTGTTTTTGCCTCTTGCTCTATGTTTTAAGCACAAAGCAATCCACCCACTCCtatttattttctctcttttttttttctcttttttttttatgtcattACCATATATGAATCTTTCAAAATCCATCGTCACAACTCTTTCTTTTTTCATCTTACAAGCATTCTTTTTGTTTGGAATAAACGATCTCAAAAGTCGTTCTTGAATCAGTTTAAACAAGATTGAAGCGATAATTTTTAGCAGCCAGATAAGCTCTCTGTGTAGTAGAAGGCCAGAGCCAGCAGTTTCGGTCACTGGCTCCTAAAATACTAGCTAGACCTGGTGAGCAAATATGATTTTTGATTTCAGGTTCAAGGATCCTTAACcggacaaaaccaaaacaaacctAAAACAAGAGGACCtctgtttatttattaatctgttttttttttttgataaaatttgtatttattaCTCTGATCTTAAACATAAAACCATAATGGAcaagttttttttcaaaaaactacGTTATAAGATAATCTAATAATGTAACAAAAATTACAAAAGATTCAACTTGTCAAAGTTATAATCATTTCAATTTTcaaccaaaaagaaaatgaaacccCTTTCTTTCTTCGTACTCAAGAATTAACGTTTAACTTCAAGGGTTcctcttcttcattttttttttgtattttcgtTGGCATTTCTTCTGATACTAACCTGGTCTCACCACTCGATGATGGTACTTCTTgtaaaacagaagaaaaaaatgggAAAATGCAATCCGTAGCTGCAATTATCAAGCTTGGGAATGCTCGATTTCAGCATTTGAATTGCTATTTTCGTTATCTTCATCATCGTCTTTCCAGTTAGTTGTTTTGTAGTAAATTGCGTATAATATTAATTGTATTATTCCTGATAGGCATCCAAGAACATTTGGGATCTGTTTTGATGAAACAAATCAACATATCACCGCTTTTTAGTAAATACTAAACGATATATCGATTGGGTTGAACATTAAAGAGGTGAAAATGGAAGTTTACCAAAATATAGAGGTCAAATTTAAGACATGAATAAACGATCCAAATGGCTCCGTTCATGAAGTTGGCTAAAGACAGGGAGAACGGCATGTACTTCACGCTCTTTGTCTTTATCACTTGTGCCTGTTCCACATTTAATGAAACACATTAGTTCACAAgacaacaagaaaaaaaaaacaatgatataGAAATGAGAAAGAAGAATAGCATACCATGGCGGTTAAAGGAGCCGCATACATGATAACATTGAAAATAATGCATAAGATCCCAACTAGCATAGATCTCTGTTTTGTTGTATGCAAAAAATACAATGTGCAGAAGACCACCACAGCCATGAATAGCACCTCAATCACGATAGCTATTGTGATCTTTTtctgttatttaaaataaagtttCATCAAATACGCATTTCAGAAACCATATTTCTAGAGATTTTTCATAGCTACAATTAAAATCGATTCTGGATACAGCCGGGTGAATCATTCGATTTGactcaaaatttttaaaaacttttatatatgtatgaccttcaaattatgaaaaaaattttattaagattaacCTAAGAATATTTATAGCCTCATATATCTCAGATTCGGCCATGgttacaaaaaagaagaaatgtaTTATTGTGCATGTATATTCATATTGGGGGTTTAGATACTTACGCGGACAGGCGAGGTAGCAAaggtgaagaagatgatgacatACACGAGTTCCATGGCAAGACCAACTCCATTATTGGTGATGACGAGGATATTATCAGGTGTAACAAAAGGAAGTCCGTAAAAGGCCCACATCATGCAGTTTATAACTGTAGCTATATATGGATCTGGCTTAAACTCTGCCACCGATTTCATCTTACATATCTTCACCATCGTCGGTCTGCATAATTGAACAAATATACATACATTATATCGTATGCATTAATttaacatcatttttttttgtaactgtaaTTTAATTTAACATCATTTGACAACAACAgaacatataatatattatgtatCTTACATTGGAGCGGAGTACAAGCCGAAGGCGATCACGTTTCCTTaacataaccaaaaaaaaaagaattcattGATTAGCAAcgttttgttttgttgatgGACATAATTTGTATGTTTGGTTAAATTTTGAGGACTTACCGATGGCTCCGACGATCGTCCGAGCAGTTTTGATGTCCGTCATGTTGCTATGTACCTCGACGAATTCTTGTCAGTTTATAaactttctcaaataatattagattaattaattcgattcttctttcttctttatatatatataaatatatttctttagAATCTTGTCACTCTTGTTTCTGGTATGTGATAGGTTAGGTTTGATTTATGAAACAActtctttttttgctttttcCTAGTATTTGGATTATTTTTGGTTTACGTTTTATCAACAACAGTAAAATTTGGAGTTTAATAGCAAAGTTTGTGAGTCAGTAGAAGCTGGGTAGACTGACAAATGCGTAACACGTGTTTAGTATATGAACAAGGAAAGCCGTTGACTGCGCTCGTACCCCATGCCTGAGAAACATCCGGCTCATCGTTCACATTCGCAACTTCTTATTACTCTCATTCTTTTTTTCTCAAGCATAAATACATATTGTCAATAAAGATAGTATTTAATTCcaagcatatatatatgtaagacCATTATCTCGTATAggtcttttaaaattttgtcacaaaaatagaaagaaaatgaccaaaataatttcttttaattttcaaaattttaatatttattttttactttttaaaaatttgaaactttATACTCAAAACTCTACCGCTTaactctaagtctagattagttaaccataggatataaatgtatttttaacttttaaatatttttttttggttatttcctctttaaaattatttttgtgacaaaaacttaaaaaaaatatcttaaaaactttttcatttatatatatatatatatactcttttcagtcaacaaaaataaaatatgcttTCTCAACTTTCCAATCGTTAAATGCACTAATTTCTGTTAAAGCTAAAATTTCATTCCAAgccttttgtttttatatttaaaatttatttcaaaatttgaaaagatAATATTACACTCGATTACTCGAAAATCTCTTGTTTGCTGGTTCAATGATTATCATTTTCTGTGGATTGAGTTTTCAGTGTCTAAAACTTATAGTCGATCATAAAACTATACTGTTTGCAAACTCTTGTTTATCCTTTACGTATTAAAATTTCCAACAGAAttataacaaagaaaaaatgaaaagtcATGTAGTTCaacaaaattttgttaaaaaggAAACTCATAAACCTAGTGGTAATCGTCTTATTTCTCTTCGTATATATGCATGTTGTATTGACATATTGTCCTCGTTTAAGATCCCCAAAATACAAACCTGACACCATGAAGAgccaagagaagaagaacactATCTCCAAAACGACAACATGACAGCCAGATCTCCACCATAGAAAAGAATTCAGACGTTATCTACATCCCTTTCGATCTAACCGAGGAGATACTCTCGAAACTCCCGGTGAAGTCACTTGCGAGGTTCCAATGTGTATCGAAGCTATGGTCATCTCTTATCACCAACTCCATCATGAGTTGGGCTTTGGCTAAGCCACGTCTACTAGTCATCTTCGACCGTCGGATGTTTGCATCTTCGGTTATATCTCTTTCTAGTTACCCTCTAAGCACATACGAAGAATCAGTACCCGCGGAACAAGACGGTCACGCATTAGTCAGTGTATTAAATTGCAATATTATGTATCAATATATCCGCGGATTAATCTGTTGTTTAACAAGCTCAAGTCAGTTTTTAATATACAACACTACAACGAGAGAATCCCTTTTATTACCAAAGATCGAATCAGAGATACCCGCAAGCTTTATGGACGGATTCTTCGGTTATGATCCCGTTGAGAATCAATACAAAGTGTTTTGCATGATTAGAGCTCGAGCGTCACAAACCTTTGAAGAGTCGTATAAAGTTTTCACATTGGGAGATCCAAAGAAACAGTGGAGGATTATTCAAGGCTTTGAAACATTCTTATCTCCAACAATGACCACTAGGGTATGCATCAACGGAAAAATCTACTTCAGAGCTAGTGTAGGAAGGTATGGTAACATTCCAAAACCTAATGATTCTCAGAATATGTTGTTGAGCTTCGACGTTAGGTCAGAGAGATTTTATCACGCAGAGCTACCGGATCAGTCTAGGAGTTTGACTTTGGTAAACTACAAAGGGATGTTTGATCTCGGGAAGATCATGCCGAGAAACAAGAATGGTGTAAGATTGTATTGTTCATGTCTTCT comes from Brassica rapa cultivar Chiifu-401-42 chromosome A02, CAAS_Brap_v3.01, whole genome shotgun sequence and encodes:
- the LOC103855025 gene encoding bidirectional sugar transporter SWEET5-like, which encodes MTDIKTARTIVGAIGNVIAFGLYSAPIPTMVKICKMKSVAEFKPDPYIATVINCMMWAFYGLPFVTPDNILVITNNGVGLAMELVYVIIFFTFATSPVRKKITIAIVIEVLFMAVVVFCTLYFLHTTKQRSMLVGILCIIFNVIMYAAPLTAMAQVIKTKSVKYMPFSLSLANFMNGAIWIVYSCLKFDLYILIPNVLGCLSGIIQLILYAIYYKTTNWKDDDEDNENSNSNAEIEHSQA
- the LOC103855024 gene encoding bidirectional sugar transporter SWEET5-like, whose product is MTDTNTARTIVGIIGNVIAFGLFSAPIPTMVKICKMKSVSEFKPDPYVATVLNCMMWTFYGLPFVQPDSLLVITINGAGLVMELVYVVIFFIFATSPVRKRITIAMVIEVIFMAVVVFCTLYFLHTTKQRSMLVGILCIIFNIIMYASPLTVMALVIKTKSVKYMPFFLSLANFMNGAIWIVYACLKFDLYILIPNALGCLSGTIQFILYALYYKTTNWSDDDEDKEKSNLNAEIELSQA